A part of Haliotis asinina isolate JCU_RB_2024 chromosome 10, JCU_Hal_asi_v2, whole genome shotgun sequence genomic DNA contains:
- the LOC137298188 gene encoding uncharacterized protein, with translation MQITLIIGCLALVISMGVQRACGAFRSGSAYRQNWGFKRAGGDMGSDLFKERPGLLSATLLGPSDLDRSSSFPLPVRDMVLQLAQDPELALYLVREFVDLNGDGFINEAEFLKKMKK, from the exons ATGCAGATAACTCTAATTATAGGCTGCCTCGCACTGGTCATCTCCATGGGGGTTCAACGGGCATGCGGTGCCTTCAGATCTGGAAGTGCATACAGGCAAAACTGGGGCTTCAAGAGGGCAGGTGGGGACATGGGTAGTGATCTCTTCAAGGAGCGACCAGGTTTGCTGTCAGCCACGCTACTTGGCCCATCTGATCTAGATCGAAG TTCATCTTTTCCTTTACCTGTCCGAGACATGGTGCTCCAACTAGCACAGGATCCAGAACTTGCATTGTACTTGGTCAGAGAGTTTGTGGATCTAAACG GTGACGGATTCATAAACGAAGCGGAGTTCTTAAAAAAGATGAAAAAGTAA